TGTCGCACTCTCGTGATATCTATCAACCCAAATTTTAAAAATGACACTCCATTAGGATGCAGAGCGGAATAGAGCCTGTCAATAACCAGCAAACCGGCAGTGTCCGGTTTAATGAAGTTCGTATTAAATACTTAAGAAGTTAAAATATTGAAACTCTGTACCAGCCTGTTGAGTAGAATACAGACAGGCAGCCAATCATGTTATAAAATAGACTGTCTACAGGAGATCTGCAGCAGACTGATCTTGCAAAACGGTCTCCCGTGACGTTACGCTATACTATGAGATTCCTGCCACTAAACACCTGCCTCAGTCTGATCGTGTGCAAACGATGCGCTCACTGCTTTCGATCTTAAGCCACTCGAAAGAAATCAACCTGAGTCCCCCGCCCGAAGGTTTTTTATAAATGCGAATGATTGAATCAACATCCCGGCTCTCAAAACTTCAGACTCTGAAGAGTGCCTGCGTCGCAGCCTGCGGTCTGAGTCTGATGATTTGTCTCTCCGCTGCACACGGAGCACCGCTAAGCCTGGAGAAATCAGAAAAACAATTTCAGTCACAGGTGAAACAGTTCATTACGAAATACTGCCTTGACTGCCACACCGGCGCGGAAGCAGAAGCCGGTCTTGCGCTGGAAAAATACAAGTCCCGCGACAGCATTCTGGAACAGCGGGAAGCCTGGGAAAAAATCGTCAAGCGCATCCAGATTCAATCGATGCCTCCAAAAGATGCAGGCTCTCTGCCAACAGATCAGGAACGGGAAGACGTACTGGCCTGGTTTGATGATGCTCTGTATGGGGTGGATTGTTCAGGGGACATTAACCCGGGGCGTGTCACCGTACGCCGATTGAACCGTAACGAGTACAACAACACAATCCGTGATCTGGTCGGCATTGATTTTGAACCAGCGGAAAACTTCCCCTCCGATGATGTCGGCTATGGTTTCGATAATATTGGCGACGTACTGACTCTGCCGCCACTGTTAATGGAAAAATATCTGGACGCTGCCGAAGAGATCTCCGAGAAAGCCATTTTTGCAAACACTCCTGACAGCTATCCCTGGCAGAAAATCACTGAGAAGAACTTCCAGAAGGAAGGCGCTGTGACAATCAGAAAAAGTGGTGCGGGCTTTCATTCTCGTGGCACTCTGGCTGGTAAGATCGAACTCAAGCAAGCCGGCAAATATGACTTTCGAATCATCGCCGGCTCGACTCCTGCAGGAACAGACCATGCGAAAATGGAAGTCAAGCTGGATGGCAAACTGCTGAAAACATTCGAAGTGAAAGAAAACCGGAACTCTCCCGGTACGTTCACCATGCCGCAAGCAGTCCGACTGCCCAAAGGCAAGCATATCCTCACCATTTCGTTCCTGAACGACTTCTATGATCCCAAAGGTCCTCCCAATAAACGGGATCGGAATCTGTATGTAAACGAAGTCGCTTTTAAAGGTCCCCTGGGTCAACTGCCTGTGGACCTGCCGACATCACATCATAAAATTATCACCTGTACCCCGGGCAGCGGTCGCTCAATCCATTATTGTGTAGAGAAAATTATCCGCGAATTTGCCACACAGGCATTCCGTCGTCCGGTCAGCCGGGAAGAAGTCACTCCGGTTGTGGAACTGGTCGAAGCGCGGGTGAAGTCGGGGCGTACTTTCGAGCAGGGAATTCAGGTAGGGGTCCAGGCGATTCTGGTATCCCCTCACTTTCTGTTTCGCATTGAAGGTCTGCAGGATCCCACCAAGACACGTGACGAACAGACCATCGCACAATATGAGATAGCTTCCCGGCTCTCTTACTTCCTGTGGAGCAGTATGCCCGATCAGACTCTATTCGATCTGGCAGCTCAGGGGCGACTGCACGACCGGCGTACCCTGCAGGTGCAGGTCAAACGTATGCTGGAAGACCCCAAGTCGGAAGCATTCGTTAAAAACTTTGCCGGTCAGTGGTTGAATCTGCGAAACCTGGATGACTTAACACCCGATCCACGAAAATTCCGCGTTTTCAATACACAGTTAAAAGCTGACATGCGTCGCGAAACGGAAGAATTTTTCAGCTATATCATGAAAGAAGACCGCAGCGTCATTGAATTCATCAACGCTGATTACACCTTCATGAATGAGAATCTGGCGAAATTTTACGGGAACGACAAAATCAAAGGGGATAAATTCCAGAAAGTCAGCCTCGATAAATCGAAGCGGGCCGGTCTGATCACTCAAGCCAGCATCCTGACATTGACCTCCAACCCGGGCCGGACCTCTCCTGTCAAACGGGGAAAATGGATTATGGAAAATATACTGGGCACACCACCCCCACCACCGCCACCCAATGTGCCTGAGCTGGAAGAAGCAGCAGGTGCGAAACCGAATGCCACCTTACGCGAACAATTGGCAATACATCGTAAGATCGCCGGTTGTGCGGCCTGTCACGATCAGATGGATCCCTTAGGACTGGGTTTCGAAAATTTCGATGCCATTGGTCGCTGGAGAGAAAAAGAAGGAAAACATAAAATCGATTCTTCTGGACAGTTACCCAGTGGTCAGACTTTTAAGAGTCCCGTAGAATTAATCGGGATTCTGGAAGAGCAGAAACAGGGATTCAGCCGATCTTTAGCAGAGAAGATGCTGACTTACGCCATTGGTCGTGGTGTCGAATACTACGACAAGTGTGCTTTGGATGAAATCACCAACAACTTTACTACCAGGGGATATCGCTTTTCAGCGCTCGTCACCGAGATTGTCACAAGCGATCCCTTCCTGAAACGTCAACGAGGTTCTCACAATGACTAATCTCCTGAAACGCCGTACATTCCTGCAGGGTCTTGGAACGACGATGGCTCTGCCATTGCTGGAGATCATGCAGCCTCAGTTGCATCTGGCCGCCGCTGCTCCTGCTGCGGCGAAAGCGCCTGT
The sequence above is a segment of the Gimesia algae genome. Coding sequences within it:
- a CDS encoding DUF1592 domain-containing protein yields the protein MRMIESTSRLSKLQTLKSACVAACGLSLMICLSAAHGAPLSLEKSEKQFQSQVKQFITKYCLDCHTGAEAEAGLALEKYKSRDSILEQREAWEKIVKRIQIQSMPPKDAGSLPTDQEREDVLAWFDDALYGVDCSGDINPGRVTVRRLNRNEYNNTIRDLVGIDFEPAENFPSDDVGYGFDNIGDVLTLPPLLMEKYLDAAEEISEKAIFANTPDSYPWQKITEKNFQKEGAVTIRKSGAGFHSRGTLAGKIELKQAGKYDFRIIAGSTPAGTDHAKMEVKLDGKLLKTFEVKENRNSPGTFTMPQAVRLPKGKHILTISFLNDFYDPKGPPNKRDRNLYVNEVAFKGPLGQLPVDLPTSHHKIITCTPGSGRSIHYCVEKIIREFATQAFRRPVSREEVTPVVELVEARVKSGRTFEQGIQVGVQAILVSPHFLFRIEGLQDPTKTRDEQTIAQYEIASRLSYFLWSSMPDQTLFDLAAQGRLHDRRTLQVQVKRMLEDPKSEAFVKNFAGQWLNLRNLDDLTPDPRKFRVFNTQLKADMRRETEEFFSYIMKEDRSVIEFINADYTFMNENLAKFYGNDKIKGDKFQKVSLDKSKRAGLITQASILTLTSNPGRTSPVKRGKWIMENILGTPPPPPPPNVPELEEAAGAKPNATLREQLAIHRKIAGCAACHDQMDPLGLGFENFDAIGRWREKEGKHKIDSSGQLPSGQTFKSPVELIGILEEQKQGFSRSLAEKMLTYAIGRGVEYYDKCALDEITNNFTTRGYRFSALVTEIVTSDPFLKRQRGSHND